Proteins co-encoded in one Sinobacterium norvegicum genomic window:
- the clpS gene encoding ATP-dependent Clp protease adapter ClpS has protein sequence MGKVNNLRLTLSMGSEDAFEGGRGGLAVETEKPQLKRPPQYQVVLLNDDYTPMDFVVHVLQGFFNLDEEAATRVMLAVHHQGKGVCGVFSKDVAETKAVQVNHYAREHEHPLLCEIEVSSDE, from the coding sequence ATGGGTAAAGTTAATAATCTTCGACTAACATTGAGTATGGGGTCTGAGGACGCATTTGAAGGAGGTCGTGGCGGCCTCGCTGTAGAGACTGAAAAGCCTCAATTAAAGCGACCGCCTCAATACCAAGTTGTATTATTGAATGACGATTACACACCAATGGATTTCGTTGTTCATGTATTGCAAGGTTTTTTTAACCTTGATGAAGAAGCTGCGACGAGAGTTATGCTGGCAGTACATCATCAGGGCAAGGGGGTTTGCGGTGTTTTCAGCAAGGATGTTGCTGAAACCAAGGCAGTGCAGGTCAATCACTATGCCAGGGAGCATGAGCATCCA
- the cspD gene encoding cold shock domain-containing protein CspD, translated as MQTGTVKWFNNAKGYGFILPDEGEGDIFAHYSSIEMEGYKTLKAGQNVVFDTVPGPKGLHASVIMNPDGVETPAGQVTLEPSI; from the coding sequence ATGCAAACTGGGACTGTGAAGTGGTTCAATAACGCTAAAGGATATGGTTTTATCTTACCCGACGAAGGAGAAGGTGACATTTTTGCCCACTACTCCTCAATTGAAATGGAGGGATATAAAACCCTCAAGGCGGGTCAAAATGTTGTTTTTGACACAGTACCAGGCCCCAAGGGCTTACATGCCTCTGTGATTATGAACCCCGATGGCGTAGAAACCCCAGCGGGACAGGTTACTCTTGAACCCTCCATCTAA